From the genome of Thermoflexus hugenholtzii, one region includes:
- a CDS encoding type II toxin-antitoxin system VapC family toxin, translating into MALYYLDASALVKYYIREPGSAWVRGLINARLPDSGVPAHPIWISEASIVECAAAFAVLHRRGRISLKARDGAFRAFMRDIASEVFYPLPVRTSDFQFAAHLTQRHPLKAYDAVQLAVALRYARILAAFGLPLIFVSGDAALLAAARAEGLPTDNPFDHVAPEDTPDPSGYLA; encoded by the coding sequence CAGCGCGCTGGTGAAATACTACATCCGAGAGCCCGGCAGCGCCTGGGTGAGGGGCCTGATAAACGCCCGGTTGCCTGACAGCGGTGTGCCCGCCCATCCGATTTGGATCTCCGAAGCCAGCATCGTGGAATGCGCGGCAGCCTTCGCTGTCCTTCACCGGAGAGGGCGGATTTCTCTTAAGGCGCGCGATGGGGCTTTTCGGGCTTTTATGCGGGATATCGCCAGCGAGGTTTTCTATCCCCTTCCGGTGCGGACTTCGGACTTTCAGTTCGCCGCCCACCTCACCCAGCGCCACCCCTTGAAGGCTTACGATGCCGTTCAGCTGGCTGTCGCCTTGCGATACGCCCGCATTCTGGCGGCTTTCGGGCTTCCCCTGATTTTCGTCAGCGGGGACGCGGCGCTTCTGGCCGCCGCTCGGGCGGAGGGCCTTCCCACCGACAACCCCTTCGACCACGTCGCCCCGGAGGACACCCCGGACCCTTCCGGATATCTGGCGTGA